One stretch of Variovorax sp. 54 DNA includes these proteins:
- a CDS encoding Bug family tripartite tricarboxylate transporter substrate binding protein: MTNTDKIPRRSVLALAMAAASALAIGIGITATPAHAQQDYPNKPIRLVVPFTPGGVTDTGARVVAERLGARLGQQVVVDNRPGASGNIGTQMVAAAAPDGYTLVLGFDGTLVINPHVFAKVPFDTVKDFVPVSKIGDAVLVIVTHPSVPAKTLPELIAYSKSNPGGLSYGSSGTGGTPHIAAEMLKVKTGANFIHVPYKGGGQAMTDVVGGQLPMLYTAVAGALPFIERGQVRAIAISSAQRLPSLPNVPTVGETVPGFEASSWIGLLAPAKTPQPIVDRIQRELHAVVNEPAVKERLAKLGITSVGNTSAEFGQQIQADLKKYADVVKAAGIKID, translated from the coding sequence ATGACGAACACCGACAAGATTCCCCGCCGCAGCGTGCTGGCGCTGGCAATGGCTGCCGCGAGTGCGCTCGCGATCGGCATTGGCATCACCGCCACGCCGGCGCACGCACAGCAGGACTACCCGAACAAGCCGATCCGCCTCGTCGTGCCGTTCACGCCCGGCGGCGTGACCGACACCGGCGCGCGCGTCGTGGCCGAGCGCCTCGGTGCGCGGCTGGGCCAGCAGGTGGTGGTCGACAACCGGCCCGGCGCCTCCGGCAACATCGGCACGCAGATGGTCGCGGCCGCGGCGCCCGACGGCTACACGCTGGTGCTGGGCTTCGACGGCACGCTCGTCATCAACCCGCACGTGTTCGCGAAAGTGCCGTTCGACACCGTGAAAGACTTCGTGCCCGTCAGCAAGATCGGCGATGCGGTGCTCGTCATCGTCACGCACCCCTCGGTGCCCGCGAAGACCTTGCCCGAGCTGATCGCGTATTCGAAGAGCAACCCGGGTGGCTTGTCGTACGGCAGCTCCGGCACGGGTGGCACGCCCCACATCGCCGCCGAAATGCTCAAGGTGAAGACTGGCGCCAACTTCATCCATGTGCCCTACAAGGGTGGCGGCCAGGCCATGACCGACGTGGTCGGCGGTCAGCTGCCCATGCTCTACACCGCCGTGGCCGGCGCGTTGCCGTTCATCGAGCGAGGGCAGGTGCGCGCCATCGCGATCTCGAGCGCGCAGCGGCTGCCGTCACTGCCCAACGTGCCGACCGTCGGAGAAACCGTGCCGGGCTTCGAGGCGAGTTCGTGGATCGGTCTGCTCGCGCCCGCCAAAACCCCCCAGCCCATCGTCGATCGCATCCAGCGCGAGCTGCATGCCGTGGTGAACGAGCCGGCGGTCAAGGAGCGCCTGGCCAAGCTGGGCATCACGTCGGTGGGCAACACGTCGGCGGAGTTCGGCCAGCAGATCCAGGCGGACCTGAAGAAGTACGCCGATGTGGTGAAGGCGGCGGGCATCAAGATCGACTGA
- a CDS encoding isocitrate lyase/PEP mutase family protein has translation MANPILRQKLDRGEFIVVPGLHDMIAATVANKVGFDIVYGTGYWLTASSLGLPDAGIATYTQMLDRMATLVRTSQGAVIADADTGYGGLLNVHHTVRGYEAAGVTAIQLEDQEFPKKCGHTPNKRCVPTQNMVDKIKVAAQAREDKDNFLIIARTDARASLGVDEAMRRLEAYAEAGADILFFEAPQSEEEMRKACAAFDTPMLANMADGGKTPILPAKVLEEIGFALAIYPSLTSLSAAAAMERALSHLKHSGMSQAPEVPLFDFNEFCGLIGFQDVWDFEKRWAR, from the coding sequence ATGGCGAACCCCATCCTCCGACAGAAGCTCGACCGCGGCGAGTTCATCGTCGTGCCCGGCCTGCACGACATGATTGCGGCCACCGTGGCGAACAAGGTCGGCTTCGACATCGTCTACGGCACGGGCTACTGGCTCACGGCCTCGAGCCTCGGCCTGCCCGACGCAGGCATTGCCACCTACACGCAGATGCTCGACCGCATGGCGACGCTGGTGCGCACGAGCCAGGGCGCCGTCATCGCCGATGCCGACACCGGCTACGGCGGGCTGCTCAACGTGCACCACACGGTGCGCGGCTACGAGGCGGCCGGCGTCACGGCCATCCAGCTCGAAGACCAGGAGTTTCCGAAGAAGTGCGGCCATACGCCCAACAAGCGCTGCGTGCCGACGCAGAACATGGTCGACAAGATCAAGGTGGCCGCGCAGGCGCGCGAGGACAAGGACAACTTCCTCATCATCGCCCGCACCGATGCGCGTGCTTCGCTCGGCGTCGACGAGGCGATGCGCCGCCTGGAAGCGTATGCCGAAGCCGGCGCCGACATCCTGTTCTTCGAGGCGCCGCAGTCCGAGGAAGAGATGCGCAAGGCCTGCGCCGCGTTCGACACGCCGATGCTGGCCAACATGGCCGATGGCGGCAAGACGCCGATCCTGCCCGCGAAGGTGCTGGAAGAGATCGGCTTTGCGCTGGCCATCTACCCCTCGCTCACCAGCCTGTCGGCCGCCGCCGCGATGGAACGCGCGCTGAGCCACCTCAAGCACAGCGGCATGAGCCAGGCGCCCGAGGTGCCGCTGTTCGATTTCAACGAGTTCTGCGGTCTCATCGGCTTTCAGGACGTGTGGGATTTCGAGAAGCGCTGGGCGCGCTGA
- a CDS encoding tripartite tricarboxylate transporter substrate binding protein, whose product MNPTFHLPHPNRRQMLAGLASLAAIGTGGSAFAQGAKYPSKAVTLVVPYSAGGGTDIVGRLMAQRLSELWGQSVVVDNRTGANGVIGSSTVARAAPDGHTLLLVVGSHAVNPVLMKSLPYDTDKAFTPITNIANSPSVLVVQANGPYKTLADLLAAARKEELGCGYSEGQTRLTGELIRQVGHLKLTGVPYKGGAPIMVDIIGGHLPMGVTSVLTALPHVRSGALRVVGVAADRRMPLFPDAMTFKEAGLNGVESLSWYGLFGPAGLPAPIVAQINQDLKKVTADPAVQKQMHDQGADITLTPPAEFRTFLASETKKWSLVAQRGGITAE is encoded by the coding sequence ATGAACCCCACCTTCCACCTTCCTCATCCCAACCGCCGCCAGATGCTCGCCGGCCTCGCGTCGCTCGCCGCCATCGGCACGGGCGGCAGCGCTTTCGCGCAAGGCGCCAAGTACCCGAGCAAGGCGGTCACGCTCGTGGTGCCGTATTCGGCCGGCGGCGGCACCGACATCGTCGGCCGCCTGATGGCGCAGCGCCTGTCGGAGCTGTGGGGCCAGTCGGTGGTGGTCGACAACCGCACCGGTGCCAACGGCGTGATCGGCTCCAGCACCGTGGCGCGCGCGGCGCCCGATGGCCACACGCTGCTGCTCGTGGTGGGCTCGCACGCGGTCAACCCGGTGCTGATGAAGTCGCTGCCCTACGACACCGACAAGGCCTTCACGCCCATCACCAACATCGCGAACTCGCCGTCGGTGCTGGTGGTGCAGGCCAACGGCCCCTACAAGACGCTGGCCGACCTGCTGGCCGCCGCACGCAAGGAAGAGCTGGGCTGCGGCTACTCGGAAGGGCAGACGCGCCTCACCGGCGAGCTGATCCGCCAGGTCGGCCACCTCAAGCTGACCGGCGTGCCCTACAAGGGCGGCGCGCCGATCATGGTCGACATCATCGGCGGCCACCTGCCGATGGGCGTGACCAGCGTGCTCACCGCGCTGCCGCATGTGCGTTCGGGCGCGTTGCGCGTGGTGGGCGTCGCGGCCGATCGCCGCATGCCGCTGTTCCCCGATGCGATGACCTTCAAGGAAGCGGGTTTGAACGGTGTCGAGTCGCTGAGCTGGTACGGCCTGTTCGGCCCGGCCGGTCTGCCGGCGCCCATCGTGGCGCAGATCAACCAGGACCTGAAGAAGGTCACGGCCGACCCCGCGGTGCAAAAGCAGATGCACGACCAGGGCGCCGACATCACGCTCACGCCCCCGGCCGAGTTCCGCACCTTCCTGGCGAGCGAGACGAAGAAGTGGTCGCTCGTCGCGCAGCGCGGCGGCATCACGGCGGAGTAA
- a CDS encoding hydroxymethylglutaryl-CoA lyase translates to MSAKEAIHITDVAPRDGLQNQAVHVDTEGKLHLIELLVEAGLRSIEATSFVSPKAVPQMADAAELVPQVQARFAALRTSVLVPNLKGLERAHAAGAKEIAVVLSATETMNRKNINMGLDQATEVSEQTIAAARALGLRTRAYVAVAFDCPFEGETPLDEVLRLSARMHAAAADEIVIADTIGSASPGQVKQRMAALRGVVPIERLAVHLHDTRGMGVANAWAALEAGVRRFDASVGGIGGCPFAPGAAGNVATEDLVLMAERSGFSTGISLAGLLAAVDFAQDALRKPLGGRAITWLRRQRDKDTQDNTRRLA, encoded by the coding sequence ATGAGCGCGAAGGAAGCGATTCACATCACCGACGTTGCACCGCGCGACGGCTTGCAGAACCAGGCGGTGCACGTCGACACCGAAGGCAAGCTGCACCTCATCGAACTGCTGGTCGAGGCCGGCTTGCGCAGCATCGAGGCGACCAGCTTTGTCTCGCCGAAGGCCGTGCCGCAGATGGCCGACGCCGCCGAGCTCGTGCCGCAAGTGCAGGCGCGCTTTGCGGCGCTGCGCACCTCGGTGCTGGTGCCCAACCTCAAGGGCCTGGAGCGCGCGCACGCGGCCGGCGCGAAGGAGATCGCCGTCGTGCTCTCGGCCACCGAGACCATGAACCGCAAGAACATCAACATGGGTCTGGACCAGGCCACCGAGGTGAGCGAGCAGACGATTGCCGCCGCGCGCGCGCTGGGCCTGCGCACGCGCGCCTACGTGGCCGTGGCCTTCGACTGTCCCTTCGAGGGCGAGACGCCGCTGGACGAAGTGCTGCGCCTGTCGGCCCGCATGCATGCGGCGGCGGCCGACGAGATCGTCATCGCCGACACCATCGGCTCGGCCTCTCCGGGCCAGGTGAAACAGCGCATGGCGGCGCTGCGCGGCGTGGTGCCGATCGAGCGCCTCGCGGTGCACCTGCACGACACGCGCGGCATGGGCGTGGCCAATGCCTGGGCGGCGCTCGAAGCCGGCGTGCGCCGCTTCGACGCGAGCGTCGGCGGCATCGGCGGCTGCCCGTTCGCGCCCGGCGCCGCCGGCAACGTGGCGACGGAAGACCTCGTGCTCATGGCCGAGCGCAGCGGCTTTTCCACCGGCATCTCGCTCGCCGGCCTGCTCGCGGCGGTCGACTTTGCACAGGACGCACTGCGCAAGCCGCTCGGCGGCCGCGCCATCACCTGGCTGCGCCGCCAGCGCGACAAGGACACCCAAGACAACACCCGGAGACTTGCATGA
- a CDS encoding CaiB/BaiF CoA transferase family protein has product MALEHITVLDLTHMLSGPYGTMLLADLGARTIKVEPPGSGEGTRRLLENDPHYSRDGMGAYYLTLNRNKESVCVDLKTPAGKAVFLDLVRKADVVFDNFSVGVTERLGIDHASLAAVNPRIVTCSVTGFGQTGPHTQRPAFDQVVQAMGGGMSITGTPETGPTRSGIPIGDLGGGMFGAMGVLAALVERDQTGKGQHVDVSMLDAQISLLNYMATMHLLSGHVPEGIGNGHFVHVPYNSYPTADGHVIIACIGDPFFDRFVEFIDLPALRKPEYRQQPVRFAAKAEIDAVVGEAMRKQPTAHWLERLREARIPCGPVNNFEQALNDAQVLARDMVVEVPLKTGERVRMPGNPIKLSAADKGKAFTCPPALGENTRQVLVDLVGYASDKLEALRAEGAIA; this is encoded by the coding sequence GTGGCACTCGAACACATCACCGTGCTGGACCTGACGCACATGCTGTCCGGCCCCTACGGCACCATGCTGCTGGCCGACCTCGGCGCGCGCACCATCAAGGTCGAGCCGCCCGGCAGCGGCGAAGGCACCCGCCGCCTGCTGGAGAACGACCCGCACTATTCGCGCGATGGCATGGGGGCGTACTACCTCACGCTCAACCGCAACAAGGAGAGCGTGTGCGTCGACCTGAAGACGCCGGCCGGCAAGGCGGTGTTTCTCGACCTCGTGCGCAAGGCCGACGTGGTGTTCGACAACTTCAGCGTCGGCGTGACCGAACGGCTGGGCATCGACCACGCGTCGCTTGCCGCCGTGAACCCGCGCATCGTCACCTGCTCGGTCACCGGCTTTGGCCAGACCGGCCCGCACACGCAGCGCCCGGCCTTCGACCAGGTGGTGCAGGCGATGGGTGGCGGCATGTCGATCACCGGCACGCCCGAGACGGGCCCGACGCGCAGCGGCATCCCCATCGGCGACCTCGGCGGCGGCATGTTCGGTGCGATGGGCGTGCTGGCCGCGCTGGTGGAACGCGACCAGACCGGCAAGGGCCAGCATGTCGACGTGTCGATGCTCGACGCGCAGATCTCGCTGCTCAACTACATGGCGACGATGCACCTGCTGTCGGGCCACGTGCCCGAAGGCATCGGCAACGGCCACTTCGTGCATGTGCCGTACAACAGTTACCCGACGGCCGACGGCCACGTGATCATTGCCTGCATCGGCGACCCGTTCTTCGACCGTTTTGTCGAGTTCATCGACCTGCCGGCGCTGCGCAAGCCCGAATACCGCCAGCAGCCGGTGCGCTTCGCGGCCAAGGCCGAGATCGATGCGGTGGTCGGCGAAGCCATGCGCAAGCAACCTACCGCCCATTGGCTCGAACGCCTGCGCGAGGCGCGCATTCCCTGCGGCCCGGTCAACAACTTCGAGCAGGCGCTCAACGATGCGCAGGTGCTGGCGCGTGACATGGTGGTCGAGGTGCCGCTGAAGACCGGCGAGCGCGTGCGCATGCCGGGCAACCCCATCAAGCTGTCGGCGGCCGACAAGGGCAAGGCGTTCACCTGCCCGCCGGCGCTCGGTGAAAACACGCGCCAGGTGCTGGTCGACCTCGTCGGCTACGCCTCCGACAAGCTCGAGGCGCTGCGCGCCGAAGGGGCGATTGCATGA
- the prpR gene encoding propionate catabolism operon regulatory protein PrpR, which yields MPSDRPSSHFFPASVRSGELPRLCFLSYRQIRGFAMPVVAEYTGRAEIEVVDGTFGDALAIARDRLERGLVDAFVSAGSNASILRTGLQAPVATIQLSGFDLLQALIKARRMSSRVGVVMYGQTIPELDEVKDLLNIEVVQHAYQTPDDARQRFEQLRREGFEVIVGSSLVVELAEQAGLHGLLAYSLGSVRKGFEDALELARVARLEAGRYEQLNGVLHNLQEAVLAVNRDNRVIAVNPPMQQLLGPPHARLIGQSLEAIEPELSLQPTLDSGQVERAVVQRFAQRDWVVNRTPIREHGEIVGAALTLYDARTIQEADTSLRIQQGRRQSAARHRFANLIGQSPAFVRAVQTARRFARTDLTVLIAGESGVGKELFAQSIHNESVRAGRPFVAVNCAAFPEALLESELFGYEEGAFTGSRRGGKRGLFEAAHTGTLFLDEIGDMPLQLQTRLLRVLQEREITRLGATAAIPVDVRVIAATHQPLNDMIAERRFRQDLFYRLNTLRLPLPPLRERREDIAPLAEAQVDRCLQRLGTRLDPVRALAPLLPRLRAYDWPGNIRELENLGERIAVFLMQFDRLEDVRYDELRHDLPELFADAEPEAADTTGLSAARVVAALQAQGGNRQATARQLGVSRSTLWRWMREHGAEAPG from the coding sequence ATGCCCAGCGACCGCCCCTCCTCCCACTTCTTCCCGGCTTCCGTGCGCAGCGGCGAACTGCCGCGCCTGTGCTTCCTGAGCTACCGGCAGATCCGCGGGTTCGCGATGCCGGTGGTGGCGGAGTACACCGGCCGCGCCGAGATCGAGGTGGTCGACGGCACCTTCGGCGACGCGCTCGCCATCGCGCGCGACCGCCTCGAGCGCGGTCTGGTCGATGCCTTCGTGAGCGCGGGTTCGAACGCGAGCATCCTGCGCACCGGCCTGCAGGCGCCCGTCGCCACCATCCAGCTGAGCGGCTTCGACCTGCTGCAGGCGCTCATCAAGGCGCGGCGCATGTCCAGCCGCGTCGGCGTCGTCATGTACGGCCAGACCATTCCCGAACTCGACGAGGTGAAGGACCTGCTCAACATCGAGGTGGTGCAGCACGCCTACCAGACACCCGACGACGCGCGCCAGCGCTTCGAGCAGCTGCGGCGCGAGGGCTTCGAGGTGATCGTCGGCTCCAGCCTGGTCGTCGAGCTCGCGGAGCAGGCCGGCCTGCACGGGCTGCTCGCCTACTCGCTGGGCAGCGTGCGCAAGGGCTTCGAAGACGCGCTCGAACTCGCACGCGTCGCGCGGCTCGAAGCCGGCCGCTACGAGCAGCTCAACGGCGTGCTGCACAACCTGCAGGAGGCCGTGCTGGCGGTGAACCGCGACAACCGCGTGATCGCGGTCAACCCGCCGATGCAGCAGCTGCTCGGCCCGCCGCACGCGCGGCTCATCGGCCAGTCGCTGGAGGCGATCGAACCCGAGCTGTCGCTGCAGCCCACGCTCGACAGCGGGCAGGTCGAGCGCGCCGTGGTGCAGCGCTTTGCGCAGCGCGACTGGGTGGTCAACCGCACGCCGATCCGCGAGCACGGCGAGATCGTCGGCGCCGCCCTCACCCTGTACGACGCGCGCACCATCCAGGAAGCCGACACCAGCCTGCGCATCCAGCAGGGCCGGCGCCAGAGCGCGGCGCGCCACCGCTTCGCCAACCTCATCGGCCAGAGCCCGGCCTTCGTGCGTGCCGTGCAGACCGCGCGGCGCTTTGCACGCACCGACCTCACGGTGCTGATCGCCGGCGAGAGCGGCGTCGGCAAGGAGCTGTTCGCCCAATCCATCCACAACGAAAGCGTGCGCGCGGGGCGGCCCTTCGTCGCCGTCAACTGCGCCGCCTTTCCGGAAGCGCTGCTGGAAAGCGAGCTGTTCGGCTACGAGGAAGGCGCCTTCACCGGCTCACGCCGCGGCGGCAAACGCGGCCTGTTCGAGGCGGCGCACACGGGCACCCTCTTCCTCGACGAGATCGGCGACATGCCGCTGCAGCTGCAGACGCGCCTGCTGCGCGTGCTGCAGGAGCGCGAGATCACGCGGCTCGGCGCCACGGCCGCCATTCCGGTCGATGTGCGCGTGATTGCTGCCACGCATCAGCCGCTGAACGACATGATTGCCGAGCGCCGCTTCCGGCAAGACCTGTTCTACCGCCTCAACACGCTGCGCCTGCCGCTGCCGCCGTTGCGCGAGCGTCGCGAAGACATCGCGCCGCTGGCCGAAGCGCAGGTCGACCGCTGCCTGCAGCGCCTGGGCACACGCCTGGACCCGGTGCGCGCGCTGGCGCCGCTGCTGCCGCGCCTGCGCGCCTACGACTGGCCCGGCAACATCCGCGAGCTGGAAAACCTTGGTGAGCGCATCGCCGTGTTCCTCATGCAGTTCGACCGTCTCGAGGACGTTCGCTACGACGAACTGCGGCATGACCTGCCGGAGCTTTTTGCCGATGCCGAACCCGAGGCGGCGGACACCACCGGATTGAGCGCAGCGCGCGTGGTCGCGGCACTGCAGGCGCAAGGAGGCAACCGGCAGGCCACAGCCCGGCAACTCGGCGTGAGCCGCTCCACGCTGTGGCGCTGGATGCGCGAACACGGCGCCGAGGCGCCGGGCTAG